A portion of the Bdellovibrionales bacterium CG10_big_fil_rev_8_21_14_0_10_45_34 genome contains these proteins:
- a CDS encoding cell division protein ZapA: protein MGEKLSSITPNKSPEVFDVEIAGLPLKLKTSHSEEFVLEVVSVVNSKIEDCLKLTKSGSIQMAAILACVNLSEELLSIKEVTGQEIVQLRSKAHKLVSQLEVSLNS, encoded by the coding sequence TTGGGAGAAAAATTGAGCAGCATAACCCCAAATAAATCGCCTGAAGTATTCGATGTAGAAATCGCAGGGTTACCCTTGAAGCTCAAAACATCTCATTCAGAAGAGTTTGTTCTCGAGGTCGTCTCGGTCGTTAATTCCAAAATTGAAGACTGTTTAAAACTGACAAAATCTGGATCTATTCAAATGGCTGCTATACTGGCGTGTGTAAACCTGTCAGAGGAGCTGTTGTCTATTAAAGAAGTGACAGGTCAAGAGATTGTTCAGCTTCGATCGAAAGCCCACAAGCTAGTTTCTCAACTAGAAGTCTCACTGAACTCGTAG